From Streptomyces sp. HUAS MG91, the proteins below share one genomic window:
- a CDS encoding glycoside hydrolase family 15 protein, whose translation MHRPIEDYALVGDEQTAALISRDGSVDWLCLPRFDSPACFSALLGDEENGHWRIAPKDVGGECARRAYRPGSLVLDTEWDTADGSVRVTDFMPQRDQAPDLVRIVEGISGRVTVHSELRLRFDYGSVVPWMRRVDGHRVAVAGPDSAWLRSEPDVHSWGKDFATHAEFTVEEGERVAFVLTWHPSHEERPALVDPYESLEHSLEDWRAWAGHCSYDGPHRDAVLRSLLTLKALTYAPTGGIVAAPTTSLPEEIGGVRNWDYRYCWLRDSTLTLGALLSAGYLEEARAWRDWLLRAAAGNPADLQIMYGLAGERRLPEQELHWLDGFRASRPVRTGNEAVRQLQLDVYGEVVDSLALARRSGLEAGPHAWQLQLALLDFLQDAWSEPDEGLWEVRGQRRHFVHSKVMAWVAVDRTVRSMEEDPRLPGDIDRLRKLRDTIHRDVCERGYDAERGTFTQYYGSRELDAALLLLPRAGFLPADDPRIVGTVDAVQRELSHKGLLRRYSTTGSEVDGLPGDEGAFLVCSFWLADALHMIGRSEEARELFERLLALRNDVGLLAEEYDPVAGRQLGNFPQAFSHIGLVNTAMTLFAHEPHGEAG comes from the coding sequence ATGCATCGACCCATCGAGGACTACGCGCTCGTCGGCGACGAACAGACCGCCGCCCTGATCTCCCGGGACGGCTCCGTCGACTGGCTGTGTCTGCCGCGCTTCGACTCGCCCGCCTGTTTCTCCGCGCTGCTCGGCGACGAGGAGAACGGGCACTGGCGGATCGCCCCGAAGGACGTCGGCGGGGAGTGCGCCCGGCGCGCCTACCGGCCCGGCTCCCTCGTGCTCGACACCGAGTGGGACACCGCCGACGGCAGCGTCCGGGTCACCGATTTCATGCCGCAGCGCGACCAGGCGCCCGACCTCGTCCGCATCGTCGAGGGGATCAGCGGCCGGGTCACCGTCCACAGCGAACTGCGGCTGCGCTTCGACTACGGCTCCGTCGTGCCGTGGATGCGCCGTGTGGACGGACACCGGGTGGCCGTCGCCGGACCGGACTCGGCGTGGCTGCGCAGCGAGCCCGACGTGCACAGCTGGGGCAAGGACTTCGCCACGCACGCGGAGTTCACGGTCGAGGAGGGCGAGCGGGTCGCCTTCGTGCTGACCTGGCACCCCTCGCACGAGGAACGTCCGGCCCTCGTCGACCCGTACGAGTCCCTGGAGCACAGCCTGGAGGACTGGCGGGCCTGGGCCGGCCACTGCTCCTACGACGGGCCGCACCGGGACGCCGTACTGCGCTCCCTGCTGACGCTCAAGGCCCTCACCTACGCGCCGACCGGCGGCATCGTCGCCGCGCCGACCACCTCGCTGCCGGAGGAGATCGGCGGCGTACGGAACTGGGACTACCGCTACTGCTGGCTGCGGGACTCGACTCTCACGCTCGGCGCGCTGCTGTCCGCGGGCTATCTGGAGGAGGCCAGGGCCTGGCGCGACTGGCTGCTGCGGGCCGCCGCGGGCAACCCCGCCGACCTGCAGATCATGTACGGGCTCGCGGGCGAACGGCGGCTGCCCGAGCAGGAGCTGCACTGGCTGGACGGCTTCCGCGCCTCCCGTCCCGTACGCACCGGGAACGAGGCCGTACGGCAGTTGCAGCTCGACGTGTACGGCGAGGTGGTCGACTCGCTGGCGCTGGCCCGCCGTTCGGGTCTGGAGGCGGGACCGCACGCCTGGCAGCTGCAACTGGCGCTGCTCGACTTCCTCCAGGACGCGTGGTCCGAACCCGACGAGGGGCTGTGGGAGGTGCGCGGGCAGCGCCGCCACTTCGTCCACTCGAAGGTGATGGCCTGGGTCGCGGTGGACCGCACCGTACGGTCGATGGAGGAGGATCCGCGGCTGCCCGGCGACATCGACAGGCTGCGCAAACTGCGCGACACCATCCACCGCGATGTGTGCGAGCGCGGGTACGACGCCGAGCGCGGCACGTTCACCCAGTACTACGGATCCCGGGAACTCGACGCGGCCCTGCTGCTCCTGCCCCGGGCGGGGTTCCTGCCCGCCGACGATCCGCGGATCGTCGGTACGGTCGACGCGGTGCAGCGGGAGCTGTCGCACAAGGGGCTGCTGCGCCGCTACAGCACGACCGGGTCGGAGGTCGACGGCCTGCCGGGCGACGAGGGCGCCTTCCTCGTCTGCTCCTTCTGGCTGGCCGACGCGCTGCACATGATCGGCCGGAGCGAGGAGGCGCGGGAGCTGTTCGAGCGGCTGCTGGCGCTGCGCAACGACGTCGGCCTGCTCGCCGAGGAGTACGACCCCGTGGCAGGCCGGCAGCTGGGCAACTTCCCGCAGGCCTTCAGCCACATCGGACTCGTGAACACCGCGATGACCCTGTTCGCGCACGAGCCGCACGGAGAGGCAGGATAG
- a CDS encoding SDR family oxidoreductase, with protein MDLGLKDRVYVVTGATRGLGNAAARQLVGDGAKVVITGRDEQKVKDAAAELGPNAYGIAADNADPAVAERVIGAAREQFGRFDGILVSVGGPAPGFVADNTDEQWESAFSSVFMGAVRIARTAAAELGDGGVIGFVLSGSVHEPIPGLTISNGLRPGLAGFAKSLADELGPRGIRVVGLLPARIDTDRVRELDGYSADPEATRAANESRIPLRRYGTPEEFGRAAAFFLSPAASYLTGVMLPVDGGFRHGF; from the coding sequence ATGGATCTTGGACTGAAGGACCGTGTCTACGTAGTCACCGGCGCCACCCGCGGCCTCGGCAACGCCGCCGCGCGCCAGCTCGTCGGCGACGGCGCGAAGGTGGTCATCACCGGGCGCGACGAGCAGAAGGTCAAGGACGCCGCAGCCGAGCTGGGCCCGAACGCGTACGGGATCGCCGCCGACAACGCCGATCCGGCCGTCGCCGAGCGGGTCATCGGCGCCGCGCGCGAGCAGTTCGGCCGGTTCGACGGGATTCTCGTCAGCGTGGGCGGGCCCGCGCCCGGGTTCGTCGCCGACAACACGGACGAGCAGTGGGAGTCGGCGTTCTCGTCGGTGTTCATGGGCGCGGTGCGGATCGCCAGGACGGCGGCGGCCGAACTGGGCGACGGCGGCGTCATCGGGTTCGTGCTCTCCGGGTCCGTGCACGAGCCGATCCCGGGGCTGACCATCTCCAACGGGCTGCGGCCCGGGCTCGCCGGGTTCGCCAAGTCGCTCGCGGACGAGCTGGGCCCGCGCGGCATCCGGGTCGTCGGGCTGCTGCCGGCCCGCATCGACACGGATCGCGTCCGCGAGCTGGACGGGTACTCGGCGGACCCGGAGGCGACCCGGGCCGCCAATGAGTCGCGGATTCCGCTGCGGCGGTACGGCACGCCGGAGGAGTTCGGCAGGGCTGCGGCGTTCTTCTTGTCGCCGGCCGCGTCGTATCTGACCGGGGTCATGCTGCCGGTCGATGGTGGGTTCCGGCACGGGTTCTGA
- the amaP gene encoding alkaline shock response membrane anchor protein AmaP codes for MTGVLRTVNRIVLGLLGLLLVVGGGSVLAVGLGVKPPSWWIHDGKKDVLLSVADRQRWRDDGWWWPVVIAALGVVVLLALWWLVAQFRRRRLSEVLVDTGDGEGALLRGRALESVLVSGAEALDGVERAGALLTGRRSAPQARVGLTLAPHASPGATLDRLSDEALARARDSAGLDSLPTEVRLKAVKHRAERVS; via the coding sequence ATGACCGGCGTGCTCAGGACCGTGAACCGGATCGTGCTCGGCCTGCTCGGCCTGCTCCTGGTGGTCGGCGGCGGCTCGGTGCTCGCCGTCGGGCTCGGGGTGAAGCCGCCGTCCTGGTGGATCCACGACGGCAAGAAGGACGTCCTGCTCAGCGTCGCGGACCGGCAGCGCTGGCGCGACGACGGCTGGTGGTGGCCGGTGGTGATCGCCGCGCTCGGCGTCGTCGTGCTGCTCGCGCTGTGGTGGCTGGTCGCCCAGTTCCGCAGGCGCCGGCTCAGCGAGGTCCTGGTCGACACGGGCGACGGCGAGGGCGCGCTGCTGCGCGGCCGGGCCCTGGAGAGCGTCCTGGTGAGCGGTGCCGAGGCGCTGGACGGAGTGGAGCGGGCCGGTGCGCTGCTGACCGGCCGCCGCTCCGCCCCGCAGGCCCGCGTGGGCCTCACCCTCGCCCCGCACGCCTCTCCCGGCGCGACCCTGGACCGCCTCAGCGACGAGGCCCTGGCCAGGGCGAGGGACTCGGCGGGCCTGGACTCCCTCCCGACCGAGGTCAGACTGAAGGCGGTCAAACACCGCGCGGAGCGAGTGAGCTGA